In a single window of the Spirochaetaceae bacterium genome:
- a CDS encoding Uma2 family endonuclease → MSHAALPTDSATGAMGAPVAPVIPLENGDRLPRCEFERRYLARPDIKKAELIEGVVHMPSPVRATHAEKHGDLLAWLRVYSASTPGVSVLDNATVRLDLDNEPQPDVLMRIKPAAIGRSRLDADDYVSGAPELVVEVVASSAAYDLHDKLHAYRRNGVLEYLVWRVYDDAIDWFVLTADEYRPLAPDAAGILYSQTFAGLRLASNALLAGDFAGVLCELSNGIATPEHSAFVAKLGSASAR, encoded by the coding sequence ATGAGCCACGCTGCTCTCCCGACCGACTCGGCAACAGGCGCGATGGGGGCGCCCGTCGCTCCGGTCATTCCGCTGGAGAATGGAGATCGGCTGCCGCGTTGCGAGTTTGAGCGGCGCTATCTCGCCCGGCCCGACATCAAGAAGGCGGAACTGATCGAGGGGGTAGTCCACATGCCGTCGCCCGTCCGCGCGACCCATGCCGAGAAGCACGGTGACCTGTTGGCATGGCTGCGCGTTTACAGCGCATCGACCCCCGGCGTCTCGGTGCTCGACAACGCCACCGTGCGTCTGGACCTCGACAACGAGCCGCAGCCCGACGTGCTCATGCGCATCAAGCCGGCCGCCATCGGCCGGTCGCGACTCGACGCCGACGACTACGTGAGCGGCGCGCCCGAGTTGGTGGTCGAAGTGGTGGCGAGCAGCGCAGCCTACGACCTGCATGACAAGCTGCACGCCTACCGCCGCAACGGGGTGCTGGAGTACCTGGTCTGGCGGGTATACGATGACGCAATCGACTGGTTCGTGCTTACCGCAGACGAGTACCGGCCCCTGGCGCCGGATGCCGCCGGAATTCTGTACAGCCAGACGTTCGCCGGTCTGCGCCTTGCCTCCAACGCGCTCCTCGCCGGCGACTTCGCCGGCGTGCTGTGCGAGTTGAGCAACGGCATCGCCACCCCTGAGCATTCCGCGTTCGTCGCCAAACTGGGATCGGCGTCCGCTCGATAG